In Citrus sinensis cultivar Valencia sweet orange chromosome 3, DVS_A1.0, whole genome shotgun sequence, the sequence TGGAGAAATTTGTGGGGACAGGAAAGAGAAAAAGCCAAAGTCCAAGGAGGTCACTGAACATTGAACAAGGTGTGTCATTCATCGATTCAAAATGCATTTGCCTTGAATACGAGCTGGTAATGCTTCTTTTTGTCctttttctatctttcatTTGCAAAATTCTAACAATGGCAACAAACAGATAcgcaaaatcaaaataaaatcatctgaatctgtttaaaataattgaaatatagAGTCGAGTCGAAGTCCAGTCGAGtgctctctctttctctctctaagaGTAAACGagtaagagagagagagcgcgGGACCTAATAAAACTTTCATGGGTTCTTCAACTTCAAAACCCTAGATCATTTTTTTCCCGCCAAAACACTGTCATTAATTGGTACTTATTCTTGACCCAAAGTAATGCTTAAATCTCTGCATTACCACttcgttcttttttttttttttaattggatatataaaatattatttttttatattattgtttagtttcttTGATATTTTAGTTTCTTTGATGTGAATCGATAAGGTTACGAACTAGAACCATTTCTTCTTTTAGGGTTTTGACCTCGAAATCCAAAATCCATGGCAGGGTGGTCGATGGTAGCTGATGGGTCTGTTGTAGATTGCGTCAAATCTTCAAAGCAGAAGAATATCGAATCGAACGGGTCTCGGGTCGATCTTGAACCACCTTTAAAAGAATCTGGACCAAAATCTGAGAAGTTTCAATGCTATTTCGACCGATTTCTTCGAGTTTTTCTGGAAGAGATCTGTCCCCAAGACATCTATCGGCTTCTACCTCCAATGCTTGGAGATGGGCAACCTGTTGACTTGTTTAACCTGTTTTTAGTTGTGAGAGAGAAAGGCGGATATGGCAGTGTTACAGAAAATGGGTTCTGGGATTTAGTGGCTAAAGAGTCTGGCCTGGATTCAAGTTTCTCATCATCTGTAAAATTAGTTTACGTCAAGTATTTGGATGCTCTAGAGAGATGGTTagagagagtttttgttgacGATAACAAGAGCACCGAGAGTAAATTGAGTGATAGTGGCTTAAGTTTGAGTGGGCGTTTGATGGAGTTAGGAGCAgagcttaaattttttttgtcagaTTCAAAAAAGAGAGATGGGGCGCACccagattttgaaaatgtgaATTCTGAgttgaattttgtaaatgatGTCAATGTCTGTAAAAATGAGGTTATTGTGGTGGAGTCTAGTGGGAGTGAGAAAAGTGTTCATGATGATAAATCTATGCACATTGATTCGACTGTAAGGTTTTCAGAAATTGCAAAATGCTGTGATGATGGGGAGGTGAAGAGTACAGTTGTAGACTTAGAAGTGGACAAGAATGGCTCTGATGCAGAGGATGATTCACACTTGGATGATGTTAGTGTCTCAAAATGTGTTGTGAATTCACTGGATCTCAAAGGAGTGTGTCATGATGAGCAGCTGAAGAATGCACGGGTGGTGGAAACTAATGGAGGCAAAAAACCTGCAGAATTTGTTATGATAGTGGATTTGAGTGTTCAGGAAAAGAAAGGGAGTTTAAGTCATAAAGAGAAAAAGGCAGAGAGCTCTAGCCATAAGAGGAACCAGGACTCTACATGGAAAATGTTGAGTTGGGTTACTGGGATTGCCAAAGATCCATGTGATTCTGTAGTTGGATCATTAcctgaaaaatcaaaatggaaGTCTTATGGAAATGACAAGTTATGGAAGCAGGTTTTATCTTATCGAGAATCAGTTTTCTTAAAAAGACATGTTGATTCAAGCAGTGAACAATCTATTGGGCAGGTATTCGTCTGCTACAAAATTTTGCCTAATATTAATGTTGAAGTCAATTGACAGCTATTATAGGGTTATATTCTCATGTGTGGGTAGACACCCCATgtttctttgattttctttttctgctaGAATGCTTGCATTAGGCACGCCACATCATCTTCTTATGTTACATAATAAACTGTAccttagaaaagaaaatcttggTCATTAagcatgaaaattttataaacttgCCATTTCTTTTTGGGTGCCAACTGAAGT encodes:
- the LOC102610655 gene encoding AT-rich interactive domain-containing protein 1 isoform X1, yielding MKRAVVENRATPTNKSYKTLEHKFHPNLHLVFLLHLAWREGLKKQVEKFVGTGKRKSQSPRRSLNIEQGWSMVADGSVVDCVKSSKQKNIESNGSRVDLEPPLKESGPKSEKFQCYFDRFLRVFLEEICPQDIYRLLPPMLGDGQPVDLFNLFLVVREKGGYGSVTENGFWDLVAKESGLDSSFSSSVKLVYVKYLDALERWLERVFVDDNKSTESKLSDSGLSLSGRLMELGAELKFFLSDSKKRDGAHPDFENVNSELNFVNDVNVCKNEVIVVESSGSEKSVHDDKSMHIDSTVRFSEIAKCCDDGEVKSTVVDLEVDKNGSDAEDDSHLDDVSVSKCVVNSLDLKGVCHDEQLKNARVVETNGGKKPAEFVMIVDLSVQEKKGSLSHKEKKAESSSHKRNQDSTWKMLSWVTGIAKDPCDSVVGSLPEKSKWKSYGNDKLWKQVLSYRESVFLKRHVDSSSEQSIGQKNQKMHPCMYDDHIGTSYNLRERLSCSKKTYQAGTTSNLSSAGAQNDSCRGETENHDDKELLETTGSTTPNSVFDYVVKKQIPVGPAFQAEVPGWTGVPSESDFKWLGTQIWPLQKAERKFFIERDPIGKGRQDSCGCQVRGSVECVRFHIAEKRYRLKLEVGSAFYDWKFDKMGEEVMLSWTDEDQKNFKNIVRSNPPSLEKRFWDQIFKFFPSKSREELVSYYFNVFLLQRRAHQNRYFPCDVDSDDDCESEFGSVAHSYGYETMKSASSIFHSPNKKHKMSR
- the LOC102610655 gene encoding AT-rich interactive domain-containing protein 1 isoform X2 is translated as MAGWSMVADGSVVDCVKSSKQKNIESNGSRVDLEPPLKESGPKSEKFQCYFDRFLRVFLEEICPQDIYRLLPPMLGDGQPVDLFNLFLVVREKGGYGSVTENGFWDLVAKESGLDSSFSSSVKLVYVKYLDALERWLERVFVDDNKSTESKLSDSGLSLSGRLMELGAELKFFLSDSKKRDGAHPDFENVNSELNFVNDVNVCKNEVIVVESSGSEKSVHDDKSMHIDSTVRFSEIAKCCDDGEVKSTVVDLEVDKNGSDAEDDSHLDDVSVSKCVVNSLDLKGVCHDEQLKNARVVETNGGKKPAEFVMIVDLSVQEKKGSLSHKEKKAESSSHKRNQDSTWKMLSWVTGIAKDPCDSVVGSLPEKSKWKSYGNDKLWKQVLSYRESVFLKRHVDSSSEQSIGQKNQKMHPCMYDDHIGTSYNLRERLSCSKKTYQAGTTSNLSSAGAQNDSCRGETENHDDKELLETTGSTTPNSVFDYVVKKQIPVGPAFQAEVPGWTGVPSESDFKWLGTQIWPLQKAERKFFIERDPIGKGRQDSCGCQVRGSVECVRFHIAEKRYRLKLEVGSAFYDWKFDKMGEEVMLSWTDEDQKNFKNIVRSNPPSLEKRFWDQIFKFFPSKSREELVSYYFNVFLLQRRAHQNRYFPCDVDSDDDCESEFGSVAHSYGYETMKSASSIFHSPNKKHKMSR
- the LOC102610655 gene encoding AT-rich interactive domain-containing protein 1 isoform X3, which translates into the protein MVADGSVVDCVKSSKQKNIESNGSRVDLEPPLKESGPKSEKFQCYFDRFLRVFLEEICPQDIYRLLPPMLGDGQPVDLFNLFLVVREKGGYGSVTENGFWDLVAKESGLDSSFSSSVKLVYVKYLDALERWLERVFVDDNKSTESKLSDSGLSLSGRLMELGAELKFFLSDSKKRDGAHPDFENVNSELNFVNDVNVCKNEVIVVESSGSEKSVHDDKSMHIDSTVRFSEIAKCCDDGEVKSTVVDLEVDKNGSDAEDDSHLDDVSVSKCVVNSLDLKGVCHDEQLKNARVVETNGGKKPAEFVMIVDLSVQEKKGSLSHKEKKAESSSHKRNQDSTWKMLSWVTGIAKDPCDSVVGSLPEKSKWKSYGNDKLWKQVLSYRESVFLKRHVDSSSEQSIGQKNQKMHPCMYDDHIGTSYNLRERLSCSKKTYQAGTTSNLSSAGAQNDSCRGETENHDDKELLETTGSTTPNSVFDYVVKKQIPVGPAFQAEVPGWTGVPSESDFKWLGTQIWPLQKAERKFFIERDPIGKGRQDSCGCQVRGSVECVRFHIAEKRYRLKLEVGSAFYDWKFDKMGEEVMLSWTDEDQKNFKNIVRSNPPSLEKRFWDQIFKFFPSKSREELVSYYFNVFLLQRRAHQNRYFPCDVDSDDDCESEFGSVAHSYGYETMKSASSIFHSPNKKHKMSR